The genomic stretch CCTCTGGATTTCGCTCCAGAATTACAATATCCTCAATAGCACTACAAGCTGGAACAAATTCATCAGTTGCTAACTCTGCTCTCTCATTAAACCCAAGAAGAACTGGAGTGTTGTGTGTCTGGAATCCCGTAATCTTTCTTGGATTCCCTGCTTGCCCTACAGTGTCTACCATCTGCCCCACACGTACCAGAGTTTGTATTGGCGCCAATGACGTGTCGACTGTGACAACATGTCTGGGAGTAATAGCAGGAACAATTGAGAGTAaaagataatgataattgCCAAAAAGAATAGTTCTAGACCTTAGAGCAAGATGGAGAGTTGTGATAATGGAAACCAGACTTATTGGATTTAAAAGAAGTTTGTTTGCGTGGCAAGGATTCACTGTTACGAGACCTTTACCCATATATAGAAAACCTTGAGCAATTCTGACTGCATAAAGAGCATGCTTATCTTTTCCATAATACGAGGCCAACTGTCTCAGTAAGTTGGCAGTTCTAGAGTTATTTGTCCCTGCTGAAATTAATCCAAGAGCAAAAATTGCATTAAGAGCAACATCTGGATCGGAATCGTGGGTTAGTTTGGAAATTGTGTCTATCAACACTGGTTTAGGATTTCCAATTGAAAGGGCAGCCAAACTTATTGGAACAGCTCTTCTAATAAAAACTGATGAGTATTGAAGGACATTGTCAAGTGCTCTAAGTGCCATTTCAGTTCCAATTTCTTCTCCAAGACTTATTAATGCCATGTTTAATACGCATACTAATACTGAAATATCTGATTCATCATCATCCATTTGATCTTCATCCTCAGGTAGCTTCTTTCCTCCTTTAGCAAGGGTCTCCTCAACAAGAACTCTCTGCATTTCTTGGATCTTAAGTACATCTCCTGATCCTGTGTATGCACACCCAACCACAGTTTGTCTGCAGTGAGCTCCTATTGGATGAGTTATCGCAGAAAGAGCTTCCAAAGTTGTCTCACAAGCCTCTCGTTTTCCCAAAAAGAGTAATCCTAGACATAATCCATAAAGGATACTTAAAGGATCATCTAAGAAGGAATTACTTTCAAGTTGTGAATCTCCTGtagatttctttttatcTTCGCCACTATTAGATAAATCTCCATCTTCCATACTTGCACTAGTGAGTCCAATTGTCAGAAGAAGGTCCAAAACAGCTTCAATAATACTCTGATTTCCGGATCCTGAGAATATTAGTCCTAATGATAAAGCAGAAATAGCTGAACATTCTAAGCTTGAGAAAGGATCMATYRMGATTGGAATTAGTAATTCCAAGMTATCTTCTCGGCAGGTACCAATATATGAATAACCAAGGCCTAAAATAGCACCCATTCTAATGGTATAGTTTGGAACAGCCGTTTTGATTATTGAAATCTTATTATCATTTGAGTTATTTGCTGATTCACCAACTATTTCCATCTTTACATCATCCCCTCCATCTTTACTACCGCTAGTAGCTACCTCTTGGATTGGTTCGTCTCCAGAATTGATATATTCAGATAAAAGAGCAAAAGAAGGATCACAGTCGTTCTTGATTCTGATAGAAATTAATCCAAAAGCTATTAGAGCACCAGCTTTAATAAATGGATCATCACTCCACTGAAACTTATCAATGTTAGCCAAACCTTCATCAATATTCCAAAGATTAATCACTCCCAAGGAGGCACTTACTGCCATCTTTCCGGAATCCTTATTCTTATAGAGCCAGGATGAATCATCCTCTCCAATTAGTTTATCCTTACAAAATCCAACATTTACTAAGGCATTCACATATGTGGATGCTAAATTCTGTTTTGCTGTATCCAAAACCATCATTGATCTACTAGAATACCTACCATTATTTTCCAGGTGGGTCTTGTAAATTTCCTCTGGAGTTTTTGGCTCAAGAACCTCCAATTCTTTTGctaagaataaataaaatttgcTAAGATATTCATTTGAAAAGATACCTTCAATTATGGATAGCTCAGATTCTCCATAGATCTTACAGAAATCCCTGCTAACTAAATGAGCTTTAAGCTCCTCTAAGTCTATATTACTTGAGAATTTAGCAAGTTGGAAGAAGATTTGCTTCAAAATACTCAATCCTGAGACTCTGAAAGTGTTTGATGAGCTTGAGATATTAGAATCATTGGCCTCATCCTTAACTTTGTCCTTCTTTGATTCATATGACATTATATCATCTATTACAGAAAATACTTTCTCTTTACAATTTTGACCATCCAATTTAAGTGCTATAGAAACAGCCCAAGAGTGCTTTTCAAAGCTTAAAAGTAGCTCAAAGCAAAGTTTCAGATATAAATCATGTTCTTCTGCTGATATAGCATATTGAGAAAGTTGTTGTAGGTATAATACGATCCTTTCCATTTGTTCAATATCAATTTTAGctaaatattccaataatgTCTCCATTTGCTCGACTTCACAGAGCAGATCAATAGCTTCCAGTTC from Cryptosporidium parvum Iowa II chromosome 8, whole genome shotgun sequence encodes the following:
- a CDS encoding proteasome regulatory subunit S2 (RPN1): EERIQSNMTSNKENLSKNEDSGKKEGLKEVESIPNVDMMDLTEEDKVLKEEIDELVEKVVSGKSEFEVSKSSLESLSSLIKTSTSGMTSVPKALKFLGIHYETLKEFCDSQVSNKGQLSELSCEIISVLSTTLGDMKEKRALKYRLLSGNKKGILDWGQEYVRNIVGEITLEYSERQTNQDLSGVSDQEADVSDLLELVKIMVPYQIEKHCELEAIDLLCEVEQMETLLEYLAKIDIEQMERIVLYLQQLSQYAISAEEHDLYLKLCFELLLSFEKHSWAVSIALKLDGQNCKEKVFSVIDDIMSYESKKDKVKDEANDSNISSSSNTFRVSGLSILKQIFFQLAKFSSNIDLEELKAHLVSRDFCKIYGESELSIIEGIFSNEYLSKFYLFLAKELEVLEPKTPEEIYKTHLENNGRYSSRSMMVLDTAKQNLASTYVNALVNVGFCKDKLIGEDDSSWLYKNKDSGKMAVSASLGVINLWNIDEGLANIDKFQWSDDPFIKAGALIAFGLISIRIKNDCDPSFALLSEYINSGDEPIQEVATSGSKDGGDDVKMEIVGESANNSNDNKISIIKTAVPNYTIRMGAILGLGYSYIGTCREDXLELLIPIXXDPFSSLECSAISALSLGLIFSGSGNQSIIEAVLDLLLTIGLTSASMEDGDLSNSGEDKKKSTGDSQLESNSFLDDPLSILYGLCLGLLFLGKREACETTLEALSAITHPIGAHCRQTVVGCAYTGSGDVLKIQEMQRVLVEETLAKGGKKLPEDEDQMDDDESDISVLVCVLNMALISLGEEIGTEMALRALDNVLQYSSVFIRRAVPISLAALSIGNPKPVLIDTISKLTHDSDPDVALNAIFALGLISAGTNNSRTANLLRQLASYYGKDKHALYAVRIAQGFLYMGKGLVTVNPCHANKLLLNPISLVSIITTLHLALRSRTILFGNYHYLLLSIVPAITPRHVVTVDTSLAPIQTLVRVGQMVDTVGQAGNPRKITGFQTHNTPVLLGFNERAELATDEFVPACSAIEDIVILERNPEADNSGASASDK